A genomic stretch from Bacteroidota bacterium includes:
- a CDS encoding peptidase C69 encodes MRFSNYFFLAFLFIYVNANSQIIKTDWENNFPDGCTSITVGKNASADGSVMTSHTDDSHRTRSWMDIAPAKKHDKNSKMPMYKRVKVDTFAMPIYGHEKIGEIPQKENTFGYINTAYPCMNEKQLAIGESTFGGREELQSDAGLIDCQRLVQIMLERTSTAREAIKLAGELTAKYGWRDAGECLTIADKKEVWHFEIVGPGKNKVGAVWVAQRVPDNHISVNANASTIKQIDISNSDFFMASKNIFEIAIENNWWNEKRDGEFQFCYAYAPEGRTSFAARRREWRVFDLVAPSLKLDPNAENYPFSVKPDKQVSLEKMVELFQDYYENTPFNFVKNITVTNDSGKTVLSPLANPFMPYDMNKVFKINGGWDWRGERTIARWYTMYGTITQSRDWLPDYIGGCVWLAQDNIASSIYIPVYCSVTDLPESYKTPGRVTGMSRKSAWWAFNYLGTTAAQRWGDMRQDVDAVWGPWQKELFENQEKIEKQAQDITNSKKRKKFLTDYTNKWGIKVVDKAWSLGDFLWTKYDEKF; translated from the coding sequence ATGAGATTTTCAAATTATTTTTTCCTTGCATTTTTATTTATTTACGTAAATGCAAATTCACAAATTATCAAAACCGATTGGGAAAACAATTTTCCTGACGGATGTACATCAATCACCGTTGGGAAAAATGCATCTGCGGATGGTTCTGTAATGACCTCGCACACAGACGATAGCCATAGAACACGTTCATGGATGGATATTGCTCCTGCAAAAAAGCATGACAAAAATTCAAAAATGCCAATGTACAAAAGAGTGAAAGTGGATACTTTTGCAATGCCAATTTATGGTCATGAAAAAATTGGAGAAATTCCCCAAAAAGAAAATACTTTTGGCTATATAAATACAGCATATCCGTGCATGAACGAAAAACAACTTGCTATAGGTGAATCTACTTTTGGAGGAAGAGAAGAACTTCAATCTGATGCAGGACTTATTGATTGTCAGCGACTTGTTCAAATAATGCTCGAAAGAACGAGCACTGCACGTGAAGCTATAAAACTTGCCGGTGAACTTACTGCAAAATATGGTTGGCGCGATGCCGGCGAATGTTTGACTATTGCCGACAAAAAGGAAGTCTGGCATTTCGAAATTGTGGGTCCGGGAAAAAATAAAGTAGGGGCGGTTTGGGTTGCACAAAGAGTGCCAGATAATCATATTAGCGTGAACGCAAATGCAAGCACAATTAAACAAATTGATATTTCGAATTCCGATTTTTTTATGGCTTCGAAAAATATATTTGAGATTGCAATAGAAAACAATTGGTGGAATGAAAAAAGAGATGGAGAATTCCAATTTTGTTACGCATATGCACCGGAAGGCAGGACATCTTTTGCTGCACGCCGAAGAGAATGGCGGGTTTTCGATTTAGTTGCACCTTCTTTAAAATTAGATCCTAATGCCGAGAATTATCCATTTTCTGTGAAACCGGACAAACAAGTTTCGCTTGAAAAAATGGTTGAACTATTTCAGGATTATTATGAAAATACACCTTTTAATTTTGTGAAAAACATTACCGTAACCAACGATAGCGGAAAAACTGTATTGTCGCCGCTTGCAAATCCGTTTATGCCATATGATATGAATAAAGTATTTAAAATAAATGGCGGCTGGGATTGGCGTGGCGAACGTACAATTGCCAGATGGTACACTATGTATGGAACTATAACTCAATCGAGAGATTGGCTGCCCGACTATATTGGAGGATGTGTATGGCTGGCACAGGATAATATTGCTAGTTCGATATATATTCCGGTTTATTGTAGCGTAACAGACTTGCCGGAATCTTATAAAACTCCAGGACGAGTTACGGGTATGTCTAGAAAATCTGCTTGGTGGGCTTTCAATTATTTAGGAACCACTGCTGCTCAACGTTGGGGTGACATGAGACAAGATGTTGATGCAGTTTGGGGACCTTGGCAAAAAGAGTTATTTGAAAATCAAGAAAAGATTGAAAAACAAGCTCAGGATATCACAAATTCAAAAAAACGAAAAAAGTTCCTCACCGATTATACAAACAAATGGGGAATAAAAGTTGTAGATAAAGCATGGTCTTTAGGCGATTTTCTATGGACGAAATATGATGAGAAATTCTAA
- a CDS encoding beta-lactamase family protein, translating into MKKVSKYIALILILISGSLIINSLFEKKPLQKIDFTKRYRSKAKNSSNEYEYYSDAEKDKIFQFIYRQQVNSLDSFMRIAKPNYRFNGNILVSRKDRLIYNKSFGYSNLKTKEELNSNSIFQLASVSKQFTAMAIMILKENGRLTFDDKVTLYFPNLPYKTMTIRHLLNHTSGLQNYMWLLEHYWDLKNKGYPYNDDMVKLLEKHKLPQNFRSGTRFEYSNTNYALLAAIVEEITMKYFSDYLKKEIFDPLEMQNTFVYSSAFEKKYPQKKVNGYKNSWRRTKIYDNVNDGTVGDKGINSTVEDLYKWDQALNNATLVSRETLDEAYSKGSLKNGRKISYGFGFRLKEYNRKKVVYHHGQWSGFRNTYEKHVEDSLTFILLTNTNLPSKNTIDSKINKIIHKPISHFSEYLYRNINPDDIYSSIRSLSDQKLISYGKSNELLSFRNLLLKMNKTQSANIITDILNKN; encoded by the coding sequence ATGAAGAAGGTTTCTAAATATATTGCCTTAATACTGATTCTCATTTCGGGAAGCTTGATTATCAATTCATTATTTGAAAAAAAACCATTACAGAAAATTGATTTTACTAAACGTTATAGATCTAAAGCAAAAAATAGTAGCAATGAATACGAATACTACTCTGATGCCGAGAAAGACAAAATTTTTCAATTTATTTACCGTCAGCAAGTTAATTCGCTTGATTCATTCATGAGAATTGCAAAACCCAATTATAGATTTAATGGCAATATTTTGGTTTCCCGAAAGGACAGGCTAATTTATAACAAATCTTTCGGATACTCGAATCTTAAAACTAAGGAAGAATTAAATTCAAATTCAATTTTTCAATTAGCCTCTGTAAGTAAGCAATTTACAGCCATGGCTATTATGATTTTGAAAGAAAATGGTAGATTAACTTTCGATGATAAGGTAACATTATATTTTCCTAATTTGCCATATAAAACCATGACAATAAGGCATTTACTAAATCATACTTCGGGCTTGCAAAATTATATGTGGTTGTTAGAACATTATTGGGACTTAAAAAACAAAGGCTATCCATACAACGACGATATGGTGAAATTACTGGAAAAACACAAACTTCCACAAAACTTTAGATCGGGAACTCGTTTTGAATATAGCAACACAAATTATGCTCTTCTTGCCGCAATTGTCGAAGAAATTACAATGAAATACTTTTCAGATTATCTGAAAAAAGAAATTTTCGATCCATTAGAAATGCAAAATACTTTTGTTTATAGCAGTGCATTTGAAAAAAAATATCCACAAAAAAAAGTAAACGGTTACAAAAACTCCTGGCGTAGAACAAAAATTTACGATAATGTAAATGATGGAACAGTTGGCGACAAAGGAATTAATTCTACAGTAGAAGACCTATATAAATGGGATCAAGCTTTGAATAATGCCACCCTCGTATCCAGAGAAACGCTTGATGAGGCATACTCAAAAGGCAGTTTGAAGAATGGGCGTAAAATTTCCTACGGTTTCGGTTTTCGATTGAAAGAATATAACAGGAAAAAGGTAGTTTATCATCATGGCCAATGGAGCGGTTTCAGGAATACATATGAAAAACATGTTGAGGATTCATTGACTTTTATCCTTCTGACTAATACAAACTTACCGTCAAAAAATACTATCGATTCGAAAATAAATAAAATAATACATAAACCTATTTCGCATTTTTCCGAGTATTTATATAGAAATATAAATCCTGATGATATATATAGTTCAATCAGATCGTTAAGCGATCAAAAGCTAATTAGTTACGGCAAATCAAACGAACTTTTGAGCTTTAGAAATTTATTACTGAAAATGAATAAAACTCAATCAGCCAATATTATAACTGACATTTTAAACAAAAACTAA
- a CDS encoding tetratricopeptide repeat protein: MPIFLSIASSIIAYLITKGAGKISKLLEDNRSEFVKRLSNLIDETIDEYSIAHPFEKENPGQCTFYKSDINIKELMKFRFYENYNFEKVIAEFDKNKNIVYEKDEVEEFFKLFEEKLEKDDLLKQLERNENYIDKIYENSEDLKEIKEIVSNLRPEDLKENPQNYNLPAPPEFFVGREKKLKEIHEKLSENEPLLLVNGLGGIGKTYIAQKYIYSPEYSKNYQRIFWIPIDTYLQDNFISHMQIALNLKFTEAKNNQDKLQIIKNALQKFQNDNNLLIIDNANKSEQIIRNKAFLRSLQWKVLITSRVNPESTNYIEIDKLPLKDARKLFEKHYGAGTLTNIEKLNELLEHINRHSLLTELLAKIGKLRNFSAKQLLDLLEKEDFKHPELQREIEIGSHSANNELKQTRLKIYIKTLFEPEKIDDKEKQKLLRYFSVLPAQEISMDLLKKFVKPEKEIEFEEGISELYQNGWFTKNQNKYKMHQLVQAVVFDNLKPDLENCFELIDNFAGLLSIDAYGNRLELTKYIPFAESIVNIFYNEETFQKDAIKNLATLINNLALVVENLGDYNKSLEFHKKAIKIWEEVLPANHPDLATSYNNVALTYGYLCDYNKSLEFGLKDIKICKEVLPANHPSLATSYNNVAETYRYLGDYNKSLEFHKKAMKINEEVLPANHPSLAVSYWNIAATYYDLKKNELAKEYIDKSVDIFENALPANHPYIKNAKSWQEVIYKAMGLL, from the coding sequence ATGCCAATTTTTTTATCAATAGCAAGCTCAATAATTGCTTACCTTATAACAAAAGGTGCAGGCAAAATTTCAAAATTATTAGAAGATAATCGCTCGGAATTTGTAAAACGATTATCAAATCTTATTGATGAAACTATTGATGAATATTCTATTGCTCATCCTTTTGAAAAAGAAAACCCAGGGCAATGTACTTTTTACAAATCTGATATTAATATAAAAGAATTAATGAAATTCAGGTTTTATGAAAATTACAATTTTGAAAAAGTAATTGCCGAATTTGATAAAAACAAAAACATAGTTTATGAAAAAGATGAAGTAGAAGAATTTTTCAAGCTTTTTGAAGAAAAGTTAGAAAAGGATGATTTATTAAAACAACTGGAAAGAAATGAAAATTATATAGATAAGATTTATGAGAATTCTGAAGATCTTAAGGAAATAAAGGAAATTGTTTCTAACCTGAGACCGGAAGATTTAAAAGAAAATCCTCAAAACTACAATCTGCCCGCACCACCCGAATTTTTTGTAGGAAGAGAAAAAAAACTAAAAGAAATTCATGAAAAACTTTCTGAAAATGAGCCACTACTATTAGTGAACGGCCTTGGTGGAATTGGCAAAACATATATTGCTCAAAAATATATTTATAGCCCTGAATATTCCAAAAATTACCAACGAATTTTTTGGATTCCGATAGACACATATTTGCAGGACAATTTTATCAGCCATATGCAAATTGCTCTGAATCTGAAATTTACTGAGGCAAAAAACAATCAGGACAAATTGCAAATAATAAAAAATGCCTTACAAAAATTCCAAAACGACAACAATTTACTGATAATTGATAATGCAAACAAAAGCGAGCAAATTATCCGTAATAAAGCTTTTTTGCGATCGCTGCAATGGAAGGTATTGATTACTTCAAGGGTAAATCCTGAAAGCACAAATTATATAGAAATTGACAAATTGCCCTTGAAAGATGCGAGGAAGTTGTTTGAAAAACATTATGGAGCGGGAACTTTGACAAACATAGAGAAACTTAATGAACTTTTGGAACATATAAACCGCCACAGCCTGCTCACCGAACTGCTTGCAAAAATTGGAAAACTCCGAAATTTCTCAGCAAAACAATTATTAGATTTGCTGGAAAAGGAAGATTTCAAACACCCCGAATTACAAAGAGAAATTGAAATTGGCTCACATTCCGCTAACAATGAACTAAAACAAACCCGTCTTAAAATTTATATAAAAACTCTTTTCGAGCCTGAGAAAATTGATGATAAGGAAAAACAAAAACTGCTACGGTATTTTTCGGTTTTGCCGGCACAGGAAATTTCTATGGATTTGCTTAAAAAATTTGTAAAACCCGAAAAAGAAATTGAATTTGAAGAAGGTATTTCTGAACTATACCAAAACGGCTGGTTTACGAAAAACCAGAACAAATATAAAATGCACCAGCTTGTGCAAGCTGTGGTGTTCGACAATCTGAAACCGGATTTGGAAAATTGTTTTGAGCTTATTGATAATTTTGCCGGATTATTGTCCATTGATGCTTACGGTAATCGCTTAGAACTTACAAAATATATTCCATTTGCTGAAAGTATTGTTAATATTTTTTATAATGAAGAAACTTTCCAAAAGGATGCAATAAAAAATCTTGCAACCTTAATAAACAATCTTGCTTTAGTTGTAGAAAATCTTGGCGATTATAATAAATCTCTTGAATTTCATAAAAAAGCAATAAAAATCTGGGAGGAAGTTCTTCCTGCAAATCATCCTGATTTGGCTACTTCTTATAATAATGTGGCATTAACATATGGCTATCTTTGCGATTATAATAAATCTCTTGAATTTGGTCTGAAAGACATAAAAATCTGTAAGGAAGTTCTTCCTGCAAATCATCCTTCTTTGGCTACTTCTTATAATAATGTGGCAGAGACTTATCGCTATCTTGGCGATTATAATAAATCTCTTGAATTTCATAAAAAAGCAATGAAAATCAATGAGGAAGTTCTTCCTGCAAATCATCCTTCTTTGGCTGTTTCTTATTGGAATATTGCAGCAACTTATTATGATTTAAAAAAAAATGAGCTAGCAAAAGAATATATCGACAAATCTGTAGATATTTTTGAAAATGCTTTGCCTGCAAATCATCCTTATATAAAAAATGCAAAAAGCTGGCAGGAAGTTATTTATAAAGCCATGGGTTTGCTATAA
- a CDS encoding UDP-2,3-diacylglucosamine diphosphatase — MSENKKIYFASDLHLGMPSYEKALWREKLFVNWLDSIKSDAEEIYLLGDIFDFWYEYKRVVPRGFTRFLGKISEICDSGIPVHFFTGNHDIWVFDYLQKETGVILHRKPLVKTINAKKFYLAHGDGLGPFDRKFKIMKNVFTNKFAQWMFSRLHPNFSVAIGNYWSVSKRVNYKYPEYKGEDKEWLILYAKSLLEKEHFDYFIFGHRHLPIELMLNETSKFLNLGDWLHNFTYGVFDGEDVSLKKFKD; from the coding sequence TTGAGCGAAAACAAAAAAATATATTTTGCCTCCGATCTTCATCTCGGGATGCCAAGCTACGAAAAGGCTCTCTGGAGAGAGAAGCTATTTGTAAATTGGTTAGATAGTATAAAATCGGATGCGGAAGAAATTTATCTGCTTGGCGATATTTTCGATTTTTGGTACGAGTATAAACGAGTTGTGCCACGAGGTTTTACCCGATTTTTGGGGAAAATTTCGGAGATTTGCGATTCGGGAATTCCAGTTCACTTTTTCACTGGAAACCACGACATCTGGGTTTTCGATTATTTGCAAAAAGAAACAGGCGTAATTTTGCACAGAAAACCATTAGTTAAAACTATAAATGCTAAAAAATTCTATCTTGCTCATGGCGACGGTTTAGGTCCATTCGACCGTAAGTTTAAAATCATGAAAAATGTTTTTACAAACAAATTTGCTCAATGGATGTTTTCGCGGCTTCACCCGAATTTTTCTGTGGCAATTGGCAACTATTGGTCGGTAAGTAAACGAGTAAATTATAAGTATCCGGAATATAAGGGCGAAGATAAAGAATGGTTGATTTTATATGCAAAATCGCTATTAGAAAAAGAGCATTTCGATTATTTTATTTTTGGACATCGACATTTGCCTATTGAATTGATGCTAAACGAAACTTCAAAATTTTTAAATCTTGGAGATTGGTTACACAATTTCACTTATGGAGTTTTTGATGGAGAAGATGTTTCCCTGAAAAAGTTTAAAGACTGA
- a CDS encoding redoxin domain-containing protein has protein sequence MKKVILVLSIFIFFTNTNFSQIIAPNFSFTDTEGNSYNLYDELDAGKTIVLDFFSVNCSSCQVGVPSLETIWQNSGATGTDVWVWGIESLWGTNSEIDSFLITYGGTYPCFATNAVDSVLTLYNITYTPQHFVVCSDHTMKPCSLTDIPAIISGCQSIATEDEIAFVRKAEILGISSYNEVSIDFYNDRASDISIEIYNLLGNKITQFSQFLPEGKKQIKFSKSKLKSGYFIIRLIQGNQLADVKRFGVY, from the coding sequence ATGAAAAAAGTTATACTTGTTCTTTCTATTTTTATATTTTTTACCAACACAAATTTCTCACAAATAATTGCTCCAAATTTTAGTTTTACCGATACCGAAGGTAATAGCTATAACCTTTATGATGAGCTGGATGCAGGTAAAACTATAGTTTTAGATTTCTTTTCGGTAAATTGTAGCTCATGTCAGGTTGGTGTTCCGTCTTTAGAAACTATTTGGCAAAATTCAGGTGCTACCGGCACAGATGTATGGGTTTGGGGCATTGAATCGCTTTGGGGAACAAATTCCGAAATTGACAGTTTTTTGATTACCTATGGAGGAACTTATCCATGTTTTGCTACAAATGCTGTTGATTCTGTTTTGACTTTATATAATATTACCTACACACCTCAGCATTTTGTAGTCTGCTCCGATCATACTATGAAACCATGTAGCTTGACAGATATTCCTGCAATTATTAGCGGTTGCCAATCTATTGCTACCGAAGATGAAATAGCATTTGTTAGAAAAGCTGAAATATTAGGTATTTCTTCTTATAATGAAGTTTCAATTGATTTTTATAATGATAGAGCTAGTGATATTTCCATTGAAATTTACAACCTGCTCGGAAATAAAATCACACAGTTTTCGCAATTTTTGCCAGAAGGTAAAAAACAAATTAAGTTCTCTAAGTCGAAGCTAAAATCAGGATATTTTATAATTAGACTTATTCAAGGAAACCAACTGGCTGATGTAAAACGTTTTGGTGTTTATTAA